A region of Toxorhynchites rutilus septentrionalis strain SRP chromosome 1, ASM2978413v1, whole genome shotgun sequence DNA encodes the following proteins:
- the LOC129771062 gene encoding 60S ribosomal export protein NMD3 translates to MEYMSQHSSAAASAETAAKNKILCCECGVPIEPNPSNMCVACLRTHVDITANIPKQAVIFFCRNCERYLNPPSEWVQCSLESKELLSVCLKRLKGLKEVKLVDAGFVWTEPHSKRIKVKLSVHGQVMDGVVLQQVFVVEFTVNNQMCDDCHRVEAKDFWRCLVQVRQKAVNKKTLFYLEQMILKHKAHENTLGIKSSPSGGLDFYYATDAHARKMVDFIHAVLPIKVNNSKKLISHDIHSNSYNYKYSYAIDVVPISRGSLVCLNKKLQQQLGHISPICLVTKVANSIHLMDPRTAQMAEVHNMAFWKNPFEAICNPKQMVEFIVMDVEIVRDNEKKNFPGQGPVSFRHILADVWVVKAAELGINENTIHTRSHLGHLLKPGDSVLGFDLQDANVNNAEFEKLKQDSVPDLLLIKKYYDKNSRKQARNWKLKHLAEDIAVDTDIEQDYNEFLEDLEEDPDMRQNVNIFKDTSKVIPVDVNDMADPSVPRITLEEMLDDLVLDDVEMGEA, encoded by the exons ATGGAATACATGAGCCAACATAGTTCTGCTGCTGCAAGCGCTGAAACAGCAGCAAAGAATAAAAT TCTGTGCTGTGAGTGCGGAGTTCCCATCGAACCAAACCCGTCGAATATGTGCGTGGCCTGCCTGCGGACACACGTCGATATCACGGCCAACATTCCCAAACAGGCGGTGATATTTTTCTGCCGGAATTGCGAACGCTATCTCAATCCACCCAGCGAGTGGGTTCAGTGCAGTTTGGAATCCAAGGAGCTGCTGTCGGTTTGCCTGAAGCGCCTCAAAGGATTGAAGGAGGTAAAGTTGGTTGATGCTGGGTTCGTGTGGACGGAACCACACTCGAAGAGAATCAAGGTGAAGCTGAGCGTGCATGGGCAAGTGATGGATGGAGTTGTTTTGCAGCAGGTTTTTGTGGTGGAATTCACCGTCAACAATCAAATGTGCGATGATTGTCATCGGGTTGAGGCGAAGGATTTCTGGCGCTGTTTGGTGCAGGTTCGCCAGAAGGCTGTCAACAAGAAGACCCTCTTCTATCTGGAACAGATGATCTTGAAACACAAAGCTCACGAGAATACACTCGGCATTAAGTCCTCCCCGTCGGGTGGGCTCGACTTTTACTACGCAACCGATGCTCACGCTCGAAAAATGGTCGATTTCATCCATGCGGTACTTCCAATCAAGGTAAACAATTCGAAGAAGCTGATTTCGCACGATATTCACAGCAATTCGTACAACTACAAATATTCGTACGCGATCGATGTGGTGCCGATTTCCAGGGGAAGCTTGGTGTGTTTGAACAAGAAACTTCAGCAGCAACTTGGTCACATTTCACCGATTTGTTTGGTTACTAAAGTGGCTAACTCAATCCATTTGATGGATCCCAGAACCGCGCAGATGGCCGAGGTTCATAATATGGCCTTCTGGAAGAATCCGTTCGAAGCGATCTGCAACCCCAAACAGATGGTGGAGTTTATCGTGATGGATGTGGAAATTGTGCGAGACAATGAGAAGAAAAATTTTCCCGGTCAGGGTCCGGTTTCGTTTCGTCACATTCTGGCCGATGTTTGGGTCGTCAAAGCCGCCGAGTTGGGAATCAACGAGAACACGATACATACACGCTCCCATCTGGGTCACTTGCTGAAACCGGGCGACTCTGTGTTGGGTTTCGATCTGCAGGATGCCAACGTCAACAATGCTGAGTTTGAGAAGCTGAAGCAGGACTCGGTGCCTGATTTGCTGCTGATTAAGAAGTACTACGACAAGAACAGCAGAAAGCAGGCGCGAAACTGGAAGCTGAAGCATTTGGCCGAAGACATTGCGGTGGATACAGACATTGAGCAGGATTATAACGAGTTTCTGGAGGATTTGGAAGAAGATCCGGACATGCGACAGAATGTTAACATTTTCAAGGACACCAGCAAGGTTATTCCAGTCGATGTAAACGACATGGCAGATCCATCCGTACCGAGGATAACGCTGGAGGAAATGTTGGACGATTTAGTGCTGGATGACGTGGAGATGGGAGAGGCGTAA